The following coding sequences are from one Trypanosoma brucei gambiense DAL972 chromosome 2, complete sequence window:
- a CDS encoding endo/exonuclease Mre11, putative: MGSRVTVLHIIMAERASTQSHALPTSTQADPSLAASTFKFLVTSDNHLGYQERDSRRGDDSFTTFEECLRAARVEHEVDAILLAGDFFHDNKPSLGCLARTSSLLRSYVLGDKPISFTLLSDPKRNFPTHPVPLANFQDPNINVALPIFMIHGNHDDPVGGTSSIDILSTAGLVNYFGHTSSLDDIVVEPVLLKKGDTYIALYGLGNVRDDRLHRCFRMKKLHFVQPKTEPGKDWFKILLFHQNRGVRSGGNMKCGIYETMLAGHGMDLVIWGNEHEQQMEPSPSEGFDIIQPGSTILTSLSEHECNPKKYGVLEVRGGSYRVTGFPLRSIRPVVRRTVELWRDNPGCRTLDAVEDFLRSVVEQMIEEAEEQVSRIPDDVLKFHPNIKFPIMRLAVDFTDPDSTTFPQPNINRFGQQYMDIVVNPSELLRPIKPKQVPRVASSASATGGEAPVVPVPRLNTSDIRTKVAEVFNANARDACSLLSESEVSAAVYAFAEKGERDAIDERICELLSKCQKSVWVSMRRGESESILKPESIYEEVVRHKKEANKRYEELSRAAEEALQRSTQGNELTERLRADTELAASMDSGNFSRVGGELADGAALGLLSATAPRRAGGSGATNNGEGANDALSQVGFTFPDFSNSLSPPDASGGAATRGKRSRDELNVFDVATERDTNEVNSHPNVSTVKGGGKAVKSETSAPKPARGRKPKRPVDGGVNGLPLFPSLELTREPVPDENFLLPPVVGGGVQGASTSSSGMPDNY, translated from the coding sequence ATGGGGAGTCGCGTTACAGTGCTACATATAATAATGGCCGAGAGGGCATCCACACAGTCGCATGCCTTGCCAACGTCAACTCAAGCAGATCCGTCGTTGGCGGCCTCCACGTTCAAGTTCCTTGTGACTTCTGACAATCATCTCGGATATCAGGAACGTGATTCGAGACGTGGGGATGATAGTTTCACAACATTCGAAGAGTGCCTGCGCGCAGCCCGAGTTGAACATGAAGTTGACGCCATTCTGCTGGCTGGAGATTTCTTCCATGATAACAAACCGAGCCTCGGTTGCCTGGCTCGCACATCATCCCTTCTGCGGTCATATGTGTTAGGTGACAAACCCATTTCCTTTACACTGTTGAGTGATCCCAAGCGCAACTTTCCAACACATCCGGTGCCTTTGGCGAACTTCCAGGACCCGAACATCAATGTAGCGTTGCCAATTTTTATGATACATGGAAACCATGATGATCCGGTTGGAGGTACATCATCCATTGATATTCTGTCCACCGCTGGACTTGTGAACTACTTCGGGCATACATCTTCGTTGGATGATATTGTTGTGGAACCTGTGCTGCTGAAAAAGGGTGATACGTATATCGCCTTGTATGGTCTTGGGAATGTCCGTGATGATCGATTGCATCGGTGCTTTCGTATGAAGAAGTTGCACTTTGTGCAACCCAAGACTGAACCAGGAAAAGATTGGTTTAAAATTCTGCTTTTTCATCAAAACCGAGGGGTTCGCAGTGGTGGAAATATGAAGTGTGGCATTTACGAAACAATGCTCGCCGGTCATGGGATGGATCTTGTCATTTGGGGAAATGAACATGAGCAACAAATGGAACCCTCTCCATCTGAGGGGTTTGACATCATTCAGCCGGGTAGTACAATCCTAACATCATTATCTGAGCACGAGTGCAACCCCAAAAAATACGGAGTGCTGGAGGTGCGAGGAGGGTCCTATCGAGTCACAGGATTTCCCCTTCGCAGTATTCGTCCTGTCGTCCGGCGAACAGTTGAATTGTGGAGGGATAATCCCGGCTGTCGGACCCTCGACGCGGTGGAGGACTTCCTTCGGAGTGTAGTGGAGCAAATGATTGAGGAGGCTGAAGAGCAGGTGAGCCGCATTCCGGATGATGTTCTTAAGTTCCACCCCAACATCAAGTTCCCAATTATGAGGCTGGCAGTGGATTTCACAGATCCGGACTCCACGACCTTCCCTCAACCGAACATCAATCGTTTTGGGCAACAATATATGGACATTGTTGTGAACCCAAGTGAGCTCCTCCGTCCCATTAAACCCAAGCAGGTGCCTCGCGTCGCTTCTTCCGCATCAGCGACAGGTGGTGAGGCCCCCGTAGTGCCGGTTCCACGACTTAACACCTCCGACATACGCACCAAAGTTGCCGAGGTGTTCAATGCTAATGCGCGTGATGCATGTTCGTTGCTGTCGGAATCCGAAGTGTCGGCAGCGGTGTATGCCTTCGCTGAGAAAGGTGAGCGCGACGCTATAGACGAACGCATTTGCGAACTGTTGAGTAAATGCCAAAAGTCGGTTTGGGTGTCGATGCGCAGGGGTGAGTCGGAATCTATATTGAAACCCGAAAGCATCTATGAAGAGGTTGTCCGCCACAAGAAGGAGGCAAACAAGCGCTACGAGGAACTTTCTCGCGCAGCAGAAGAGGCGTTGCAGCGGTCCACTCAAGGAAATGAACTGACCGAGCGGCTTCGGGCCGACACTGAGTTAGCTGCTTCGATGGATAGTGGTAATTTTTCCCGTGTAGGGGGTGAATTAGCGGATGGTGCCGCATTGGGGCTTTTATCCGCCACGGCGCCCCGGCGGGCTGGAGGAAGTGGAGCCACAAATAACGGGGAGGGCGCTAATGACGCGCTTTCCCAAGTAGGGTTTACTTTTCCAGATTTCAGTAACTCTTTATCCCCACCAGATGCATCTGGTGGGGCCGCCACTCGTGGGAAGCGATCACGGGATGAGCTGAATGTGTTTGATGTTGCTACTGAGCGCGACACCAACGAGGTAAACTCACACCCGAATGTTTCAACCGTGAAGGGTGGAGGAAAGGCTGTGAAATCTGAGACATCAGCACCCAAACCAGCGAGAGGTCGGAAGCCGAAGCGACCTGTTGATGGTGGTGTCAACGGTTtgcctctttttccctcacTTGAACTGACACGTGAACCGGTTCCAGATGAAAACTTCTTACTACCTCCTGTTGTAGGGGGTGGAGTACAGGGTGCTTCTACAAGTAGTTCTGGCATGCCAGATAACTATTAG